The Terriglobus roseus sequence TTCCTCGTAGAGGAAGCCCTGGCCGGGCTTGTAGGGCTGGACCCACTTGCCGTCGATGACGAATTGCGGGATGGCCTTCTTGCCGACGTTCTGCAGCAGGGCATCGACCGCACCGGGTGTCTTCTCGATGTCGACTTCGGTGAACGGAATGCTGTGCTGTTGGAGAAAGCGCTTTGCGACGAAACAGTCGCGGCACCATGAGGCGGTATAGACCTTCAAATCCATGGTTCTATTCTACCTTTCCGGACTATTGCTCGTGATAGTTGCGGATCAGGCCGCCGTCGACGAAGTAGGTCGAGCCGGTCACGTAGGCGGCATCGTCGCTCGCCAGGAAGCAGGCCAATGCCGCAACATCGTCCACTGTGCCCATCCGTCCCAGCGGGATGTTGGCGAGCAGGGGATCAAGCTTCGCCTTGTCATCCAGCAGGGACTTGTTTATGGGCGTGATGATTGCGCCGGGTGCGATGTTGTTGACGGTGATGTTTTTGGGGCCGAGCTCGACAGCCAGGTCGCGCATCAGCATCCGGATCCCGCCCTTGGAGGCACAGTAGCTGGCAAAGTGGGGAAAGACCATGTCTTCGTGCACAGAGGAGATGTTCAGGACGCGACCGGGCAGCTTGGCATCCAGCAGGTGTTTCACGAAGGCCTGCGTGGTGAAGAACGGCCCTTTCAGGTTGATGTCGAGCACCAGGTCGTAGTCGGCTTCGGTGACATCGACGAACTCCGAGCCCTTCTCGACGCCCGCGTTGTTCACCAGGATGTCGACCTTGCCCAATTGGTCCCAGCCGGCCTGCACCACCGCCTGGCAGTCGGCGACCTTTGAAACGTCTGCGTGGACGATGATCGCTTTGCGGCCCAGAGCCTGAATCTGGCTCTGGGTCTCCTGCGCGCCCTCGATGTGGCCGCTGTAGTTGACGACGACGTCCGCGCCGTCCTTCGCCATGCGGATCGCGATGCCCTGGCCGATGCCGGACGAAGAACCTGTAACGAGTGCTACTTTTCCTGCGAGTTTACCGTCGCTCATGCTGAGGTGAGATGCAGGAATGGGAAGGGCGTTGCGAGCCGCAAAAGAGGATGGGCACCCGAAGGTGCCCATCCTGCCCTGATTCGCTAAAGCGGAGACCTAGAACTGGCCCCACAGGAGCTGGTTGTAGATCTCGTGGTGGAACTGAACTTCCGGTCCCTTGACCACAGTTCCCAGCAGGCGCGGGCAGCGGTCGGCCGAAGCCTGCTTCAGTTCTGCGAAGCGCTCCTTGACGTCCGCACCCAGCAGCGTGGTGGTCCACTCTGCGCTGCGGAAATTCTCGATGGCCGTGTAGACGTTGTCCGGCAGGTAACGCGACGCCTGGCGCAGGTTGTCGATCTGACCAACCTGACCGTCGATACCGGTCTTGAAGACCGAGTACAACACGGCGTAGGGGTTCGCATCGGGACCGACGGAACGGACCTCAACACGGGCCGACTTCTCATTGCCGATGGGAATACGAACCATCGAGCCACGATCGGTGGCCGAAGCCTTGATCTGGTTCGGTGCTTCGAAGTGCGGGTCGAGACGGCGGTACGCGTTGACCGACGAGTTCAGCAGCAGGCAGATGTCGTTCCCGTGCGTCAGGATCTTGTCGATGAAGCTCCATGCCAGGGGCGACATGCCTTCCTCGCCGGACTTGTCGTAGAAGAGGTTTTTCTTGTCCTTGGTGATCGACACGTTGGTGTGCATGCCGCTGCCGTTGACGCCCGTAACGGGCTTGGGCAGGAAGCTGGCGGTCATGCCCATCTGCGTGGCCACCTGGCGACAGATCAGCTTGTAGAGCTGGATCTGGTCAGCCGCCGAGACGACGTCGCCGTACGTGTAGTTGATCTCGAACTGCGAGGGAGCAACTTCCGGATGGTCCTTCTCGTTCTCGAAGCCCATGGCGCGCTGCACTTCGGCAGCGGTGTCGATGAACTCGCGGAGTGGATCGCCGGGCAGGGAATTGTAATAGCCACCGCCGTTGACGTACTCGAACGAACCGGTCTTGTGGAACGAGCGCTCAGCGTCAACGCCTTCGAAGAGGAAGCCTTCGACTTCGTTCGCGGCGTTCAGGGTGTAGCCCTTCTCGTCGTACTGCTTGTTGGCGTACTGCTTCAGGATGCCGCGAAGATCGGCGCTGTAGGGGCCGCCGGTTTTGTCGATGACTTCACCGAAGATCATGACCTTGCCGGAGCCGAAGACGTCTGCAGGTGTCCAGTAGAAGGCGTTCCAGTCCAGCCCCAGGCGCAGATCGGATTCCTTCTGTGCTGTAAAGCCGCGGATGGACGAGCCGTCAAAGGTCAGGTTGTCATAGCTGTTGACCAGGAACTTCTTGTCATAGTCCAGCATGTGCATGCGGCCTTCGAGATCGCTGAAGACTACGGTGACGGCCTTGATGCCCTTGGTGTCGGTCAGGTACTTCAACCGCTCTTCCTGGATCTTGCCGATGGCCACGCGCTGCTTGCGCTGGTCCTTTGCGGCGAGGTTCAGATCTTCGAGCTCTTCATACGACAGTTCGAGAAAATCGCGGTAATTGCCTGACATACGACTCCTTAGCGGGTACGACGCGGCGCTGCACGGCAGCCTGCGCGGGTATCAAACCTGGATTTTGAGAAAGCAGTGAGAAGCGGATCGAGGCGGCGGCCCATGGCCATGCCTCCCCTAAAAAATATCAGAAAATTGGCATGGAACCGCCTTCAGCTTTCGGCCGAAGCATTTCGCGCGGATAGCGGACGGGCGTGGCAGCGACTGGCGTCCAGTCAAAGCTAAGATGGAGTGTGGGAGAAGCGTCGCTGCTCCTGAAACATCCAATCAGGAAGCAATGACTCACATCAGCACAGACAATTCGCAACAGTTCGCCAGCGACAACTACTCCGGCATCTGCCCGGAGGCCTGGGCAGCAATGGCGGAAGCCAATCAGGGCCATGCAACCGCCTACGGAGATGATCCGTGGACGCAGCGTGCGTCGGACCTGTTCCGCGACCTCTTTGAAACGGAGTGCGAGGTCTTTTTCGCCTTCAATGGCACCGCAGCGAATTCGCTGTCGCTGGCGGCGCTCTGCCAGAGCTACCACTCGGTTATCTGTGCGCAGTCTGCACACGTTGAGACCGACGAGTGCGGTGCACCCGAGTTCTTCTCCAACGGCAGCAAGCTGCTGACGGCCCCGACAGTCGACGGCAAGATGACGTCAGAGGCGATCCGCACGATGGCGACTTCGCGCAATGACATCCACTTTCCGAAGCCGAAGGCAGTCACCATCACGCAGTCCACGGAGACGGGGCGCGTGTACTCCGTTGAGGAGCTGTCTGCGCTGAGCGCGACGTGCCGTGAATTGAAACTGCACCTGCACATGGATGGCGCACGTTTCGCGAATGCCGTGGCGGCAGTAGGCTGCACGCCGGCCGAGATGACGTGGAAGGCCGGCATCGAGGTGCTGTGCTTTGGTGGGACGAAGAACGGCATGGCGATCGGCGAGGCCATTGTCTTTTTCGACCACACACTGGCGCAGGACTTCGATTACCGCTGCAAGCAGGCAGGGCAGCTTGCCAGCAAGATGCGCTTTCTATCCTCGCCGTGGGTAGGCATGCTGGAGAGTGGCGCCTGGCAGCGGAACGCTCAACACGCAAACGCCTGTGCGAAGCGACTGCGCGACGGCATTGCAGGCATTACAAAGGGCAGCATCATGTACCCGACGGAGGCAAACGCCGTGTTCCTGATGAGTGATGAGGAACGGCTGAACCAGCTTCGGGAACGCGGCTGGCGGTTCTACACCTTCATCGGCGGCAGTGCTCGCTTTATGTTTGCGTGGGATACGGACATTGCCCGCGTCGACCAGCTTGCGGCGGATATCTGCGACATCATGCGATAGACATGGCAGAGTTCCGGCTGGAGCAGCTCGCGGGTATCTGGGTGTTTGCACCCGCTACCTCGCGTCTCAATTCGGAGCCACTCCGGGGTTGGTTGCAGAGGATTGAAGTACATGGCGATTGGATCCATGTCCGTGAAGAGATTCAATGTGAGGACAACAGCATTCTGGTAGAAGTGAACGCGCAGGTTGATGGCACTTTCTACCCCCTTACGGGCACGGTCATCGCAGATGAAAAGGCCTACAGGCGCAGCGGTCAAGTGCTTGAAGGTATCGGCCACTGTGACGGCGCGCCGGCGTTTCGCGAGACGCTCGGAATAAATTCGGAGGGGGAGTTGGTGATGGATCTTCACTTCCAAGTAGGTAACCGGGAGAAACCGGTAGGTACGGCACACTTCAGACGGCAAGCGTAGCCGCAGCAGTTGAAAGGATCAGGAATGAAGAAGACGAAGATTGCGCTCATCCAGATGAGCTGCGTCCCCGACACGGGGAAGAATCTCGAGCACGCCGCGGAACTCGTCACGGAGGCCGCGAAGAATGGCGCAGACTTGGTCTGCCTGCCGGAGTTGTTCCGCGCTCAGTACTTCTGCCAGCGTGAGGATCATGCGCTGTTCGCAACGGCGGAGTCGATCCCCGGGCCGTCGACCGAACGCCTCTGCGCCGTCGCGAAGGAACACAATATTGTCATCATTGCATCGTTGTTTGAGCGGCGGGCACCCGGGCTTTATCACAACACAGCGGTCACTATCGAGCGCGATGGCAGCATTGGTGATGTCTATCGGAAGATGCATATTCCCGACGACCCGCTTTATTACGAGAAGTTCTACTTCACGCCAGGCGATCTTGGCTTCAAGGCGTTTTCGTCTACCGCGGGTAAGATCGGCACACTTGTCTGCTGGGATCAGTGGTATCCGGAAGGTGCCCGCATCACCGCGCTGAAGGGGGCGGAGACGCTATTTTTCCCGACGGCAATTGGCTG is a genomic window containing:
- a CDS encoding glutaredoxin family protein; translation: MDLKVYTASWCRDCFVAKRFLQQHSIPFTEVDIEKTPGAVDALLQNVGKKAIPQFVIDGKWVQPYKPGQGFLYEEMSALLGVATT
- a CDS encoding SDR family NAD(P)-dependent oxidoreductase translates to MSDGKLAGKVALVTGSSSGIGQGIAIRMAKDGADVVVNYSGHIEGAQETQSQIQALGRKAIIVHADVSKVADCQAVVQAGWDQLGKVDILVNNAGVEKGSEFVDVTEADYDLVLDINLKGPFFTTQAFVKHLLDAKLPGRVLNISSVHEDMVFPHFASYCASKGGIRMLMRDLAVELGPKNITVNNIAPGAIITPINKSLLDDKAKLDPLLANIPLGRMGTVDDVAALACFLASDDAAYVTGSTYFVDGGLIRNYHEQ
- a CDS encoding glutamine synthetase family protein, which gives rise to MSGNYRDFLELSYEELEDLNLAAKDQRKQRVAIGKIQEERLKYLTDTKGIKAVTVVFSDLEGRMHMLDYDKKFLVNSYDNLTFDGSSIRGFTAQKESDLRLGLDWNAFYWTPADVFGSGKVMIFGEVIDKTGGPYSADLRGILKQYANKQYDEKGYTLNAANEVEGFLFEGVDAERSFHKTGSFEYVNGGGYYNSLPGDPLREFIDTAAEVQRAMGFENEKDHPEVAPSQFEINYTYGDVVSAADQIQLYKLICRQVATQMGMTASFLPKPVTGVNGSGMHTNVSITKDKKNLFYDKSGEEGMSPLAWSFIDKILTHGNDICLLLNSSVNAYRRLDPHFEAPNQIKASATDRGSMVRIPIGNEKSARVEVRSVGPDANPYAVLYSVFKTGIDGQVGQIDNLRQASRYLPDNVYTAIENFRSAEWTTTLLGADVKERFAELKQASADRCPRLLGTVVKGPEVQFHHEIYNQLLWGQF
- a CDS encoding threonine aldolase family protein, which produces MTHISTDNSQQFASDNYSGICPEAWAAMAEANQGHATAYGDDPWTQRASDLFRDLFETECEVFFAFNGTAANSLSLAALCQSYHSVICAQSAHVETDECGAPEFFSNGSKLLTAPTVDGKMTSEAIRTMATSRNDIHFPKPKAVTITQSTETGRVYSVEELSALSATCRELKLHLHMDGARFANAVAAVGCTPAEMTWKAGIEVLCFGGTKNGMAIGEAIVFFDHTLAQDFDYRCKQAGQLASKMRFLSSPWVGMLESGAWQRNAQHANACAKRLRDGIAGITKGSIMYPTEANAVFLMSDEERLNQLRERGWRFYTFIGGSARFMFAWDTDIARVDQLAADICDIMR
- a CDS encoding carbon-nitrogen hydrolase is translated as MKKTKIALIQMSCVPDTGKNLEHAAELVTEAAKNGADLVCLPELFRAQYFCQREDHALFATAESIPGPSTERLCAVAKEHNIVIIASLFERRAPGLYHNTAVTIERDGSIGDVYRKMHIPDDPLYYEKFYFTPGDLGFKAFSSTAGKIGTLVCWDQWYPEGARITALKGAETLFFPTAIGWHPSEKEEYGEAQYDAWQTTQRAHAISNGVWVCAVNRVGFEHGDVVHNGVDMPGPEGAGLEFWGGSFIADPFGRIVAKALHDKEEILYADIDPAQVEITRQHWPFLRDRRIDAYEGVTKRFLI